One Malus domestica chromosome 11, GDT2T_hap1 genomic region harbors:
- the LOC139189440 gene encoding uncharacterized protein: protein MTRWTLRIMPLRRERRESRRTPDPNFPDIVQLGEAMAQAFQNVIRPPPPPQRTPLETMYNLKLDRFMGDEGHEGAEKWLDHIEKTFQVMKSQGNFSTDRWVETTTWFLGREPAGWWRNQTQFMSPAMASDWEVFKDNFKKRFVPPEYIDRKKQEFTRLNQKNMTAHEYYKKFTDLSRYDPDTAGNQGEMLRRFKLGSKKKWRTFASALPCADYHEFFEILVRMEDSDNLPSESEDDDDKNDGQKKDDKGKGITIPGPRKTQNFKKSGASSSSSSGGFSVTGPRRGGGRFSGGPRFQRQRDSGGAGGSGAPWCRRCKFRHHGECRRGSGACFTCGQMGHRASQCPQGQQRPQQTTMPPPAPIQQSFGSGGYGQSSHGGAYHYQGDAAPYAPGPYQYPQEPYSQTGYSQDFGGYSSYSSMPAGGSQWHQGGQPRQGEVATGGAGSSRQPSQLGQGRAPQGRGNQGSRGRGGRQQAQGLVNHISLQEAQNHPDLFMVMVEGIVMPADLIPLDIVDFDVILGADWLHYNRAHIDCYGKSVTFYRPGLPEVTFVGERGGVRYGVISAIRARKLLSKGYQGYLAHVVLNDVVPTSIEEVGVVRHYPDVFPDDLSGLPPDREVEFSIDLLPVKNRYPLPRIDDLFDQLKGACVFSKIDLRSSYYQLKIKEEDVPKTAFRTRYGHYEFRVMPFGLTNAPAAFMRLMNEVFQQYLDKFVIVFIDDILVYSKSKAPLTKLTRKDVKFEWDENCERSLQQLKYCLTHAPVLVLPDDSGNFEIYSDASLNGLGCVLMQHNRVIAYASRQLKNHERNYPTHDLELAAIVFYLFTQHDLNLRQRRWMELLSDYDYTIEYHPGRANVVADALSRKPQVRPVLIDRILEAQMVDEEIQEMVQLRNEGKKKDLRIRESDGMLMQENRMYVPNDEELKKEILDEAHCSAYVPQWKWENITMDFVYKLPRTRNGFDGIWVIVDRLTKSAHFIPVREKYPLNKLAKLFITKIVKYHGVPVNIISDRDPRFTSKFWVDFQEAIGTQLLYSTAYHPQTDGQSERTIQTLEDMLRSSVLQFGDSWHDRLDLMEFAYNNSFHSSIGMSPFEALYGRACRTPLCWSEVGERVLEGPEIVDETTQNVQVIKSNLKAAQDRQKSLADRHATDRVCNVGDWVFLKLSPWRGVVRFGKRGKLSPRYIGPYVITERVGEVAYRLELPPELSKVHNVFHVSMLRHYISDPSHVIPPQPLEINPDLTYDDEPVTILDWKDKVLRNKTVSLVKVLWRNHYVEEATWETEDRMREMYPRLFYGY from the exons atgacgcggtggacgctcag aattatgccgcTTCGTAGAGAGCGTAGGGAGTCCCGCCGTACTCCTGATCCTAATTTTCCTGATATCGTTCAGTTAGGGGAAGCAATGGCTCAGGCTTTTCAAAATGTGATTCGTCCTCCTCCCCCACCTCAGAGGACACCTTTGGAGAccatgtataatttgaaattGGATCGCTTTATGGGTGATGAAGGTCACGAGGGGGCAGAGAAATGGCTAGATCATATTGAAAAGACGTTTCAGGTGATGAAAAGTCAGGGGAATTTTTCGACTGATAGGTGGGTTGAGaccactacctggtttttgggtcgAGAGCCGGCAGGTTGGTGGAGGAATCAGACGCAGTTTATGTCCCCAGCTATGGCATCTGATTGGGAAGTATTTAAagataatttcaagaaaagattTGTCCCCCCAGAGTATATCGATCGCAAGAAACAGGAATTCACTCGATTGAATCAGAAGAATATGACAGCTCATGAGTACTACAAaaagtttactgatttgtctcgttatgaccctgatacagctggtaatcagggaGAGATGCTTCGACGTTTCAAGTTGGGATCTAAGAAGAAGTGGCGTACTTTTGCCAGTGCACTTCCCTGCGCCGATTACCATGAGTTTTTCGAGATTTTGGTTAGGATGGAGGACTCCGATAATCTGCCCAGTGAGAGTGAGGATGACGATGACAAGAATGACGGTCAAAAAAAGGATGATAAAGGTAAGGGTATTACTATTCCGGGACCTCGCAAGACTCAGAATTTTAAGAAGAGTGGAGCAagttcgagttcttctagtGGTGGATTTAGTGTTACTGGCCCGAGGAGAGGtggtggtagattttctggtgggcctagatttcagaggcagagggattctggtggtgctggtggttctggCGCTCCATGGTGTCGCCGTTGTAAGTTCCGTCATCATGGTGAGTGTAGGAGAGGTAGTGGTGCTTGTTTTACTTGTGGGCAAATGGGACATCGGGCTTCTCAGTGTCCCCAGGGTCAGCAGAGACCGCAGCAGACCactatgccacctccagcgccAATTCAGCAGAGCTTTGGATCAGGCGGTTATGGCCAGTCGAGTCATGGTGGTGCCTACCACTACCAGGGGGATGCTGCTCCGTATGCTCCCGGACCTTATCAGTATCCCCAGGAGCCTTATTCTCAGACAGGGTATTCTCAGGACTTTGGGGGTTATTCTTCTTATTCGTCTATGCCAGCTGGTGGATCTCAGTGGCATCAGGGAGGTCAGCCTCGTCAGGGGGAAGTTGCTACTGGTGGTGCAGGATCATCGAGGCAGCCTAGTCAGTTAGGCCAGGGACGTGCTCCCCAGGGGCGAGGTAATCAAGGCAgtagaggtcgtggtggacgacagcaagctCAGGGGCTAGTTAATCATATTTCATTGCAAGAGGCTCAGAACCATCCCGACTTgttcatgg tgatggtagagggCATAGTTATGCCAGCTGATCTTattccgttagatattgtggattttgatgtgatccTAGGAGCTGATTGGTTGCATTACAATCgtgcccatatagattgttatggtaaatcagttactttttatcgccctggactacccgaggttacttttgtgggcgaAAGAGGTGGGGTGAGATATGGTGTAATTTCTGCCAtaagagcaaggaaattattatcgaagggttatcagggatatttggcacatgtggtattaaatgatgttgttcctacCAGTATAGAGGAAGTTGGTGTGGTCAGGCATTACCCTGATGTATTTCCTGATGATTTGTCGGGGCTGCCGCCAGACAGAGAGGTGGAAttctctattgatttgcttccag ttaaaaaccgttatccattgcctcgcattgatgatttgtttgatcaactgaaaggtgcgtgtgtattttctaagattgatttgagatccaGTTATTATCAGTTGAAAATTAAAGAGGAAGATGTACCCAAGACGGCTTTCCGAACCCGTTACGGACATTATGAATTTCGggttatgccatttgggttgactaatgcacctgcagctttcatgaggttgatgaatgaggtattccagcaatatcttgataaatttgttattgtttttattgatgatattctggtatattCTAAATCTAAAGc GCCGTTAACGAAgttgaccaggaaggatgttaaattcgagtgggatgagaattgtgagcggagtttgcagcaattgaaatattgcctcactcatgccccagtattggtacttcctgatgatagcggtaattttgagatttatagtgatgcttcgttgaatggtttgggatgtgttttgatgcagcataatagagtgattgcctatgcttctcggcagctgaaaaatcatgaaaggaattatcctactcacgatcttgagttggcagcTATTGTCttc TATTTgtttactcagcatgatcttaatcttcgtcagcgaaggtggatggaattgCTAAGTGATTACGATTAtactattgagtatcatccgggtcgtgctaatgtggtagctgatgcactgagtaggaaacctcaag tcaggccagttttgaTTGATCGCATACTCGAAGCTCAGATGGTGGATGAGGAAATTCAGGAAATGGTTCAattaagaaatgaagggaaaaagaaagacctcagaattcgggaatcagatggtatgcttatgcaggaaaatAGAATGTATGTTCCGAATGATGAagaattaaagaaggaaattttggatgaagcgcattgttcagcttat gttccccagtggaaatgggaaaatataaccatggatttcgtgtataaacttcctcgtacacgaaatggattcgatggtatttgggtgattgtggatcgacttaccaagtcagcgcATTTCATTCCAGTAAGGGAAAAGTAtcctctgaataaattggctaaattGTTCAttacgaagattgtgaagtatcatggagttccggtgaacattatttctgatcgagacccaagatttacttctaaattctgGGTGGATTTTCAGGAAGCTATTGGTACGCAATTGCTTTATAGCacagcttatcatcctcaaactgatgggcaatcagagaggactattcagacgttggaggatatgttgagatcttcagtattACAATTTGGTGATTCCTGGCATGATCGTCTGGACTTAATGGAGTTTGCTTACAACAATAGTTTTcactcgagcattggtatgtcaccattcgaggcactttatggtagggcgtgtcgaacgccattatgttggtctgaggttggtgaaagggtgttagaaggcccagagattgtagatgagactactcaaaatgttcaggtgattaagtctaacctgaaagcagcccaggatcgacagaagAGTTTAGCTGATCGACATGCCACTGATCGAGTGTGTAATGTGGGCGATTGGGTgtttttgaaattgtcaccttggagaggcgtggtacgatttggaaaaagagggaagctaagtccgagatatattggaccttatgtgatcactgaaagagttggtgaagttgcctaccgGTTGGAGTTGCCcccggagttatctaaggtccataatgtgttccacgtctctatgcttcgacattatatttctgatccttctcatgtgatccctcctcaaccgttagagattaatccggatttgacataTGATGACGAACCAGTCACGatattggattggaaagataaggttctaaggaacaagacggtgagtttggtgaaggtgttgtggaggaaccattaCGTGGAAGAAGCTAcctgggagacagaagatcgaatgagagagatgtacccgAGGTTATTCTATGGGTATTAA